The following proteins are encoded in a genomic region of Neurospora crassa OR74A linkage group VI, whole genome shotgun sequence:
- the gh2-2 gene encoding beta-galactosidase: protein MSSNLSTPAKMSLVYPSSTPDWNNHQVIHRNTLPPRSHFFLYPDSEKALTRDVSLAKAQLLSGEWKFNLSKSPLVGPVGFQHFDSFTDPDWKPIHVPGMWQLQGFGKGPHYTNINYPFPVNTPRVPIDENECGRYVTYFQLAPEDKDHQLRLRFEGVDSAFTVWLNGKNVGYSQGSRNPSEFDITPYVNLKGDNILAVEVYQRCDGTYIEDQDQWWLSGIFRDVWIHKFPQKSHFKDVKILPTLDNEYKDAKLSVTVELSSPEEFTFRLLNISGGEVIQGTISGEQSTVMEFNIKDPLKWTAETPNLYTLVLSMSDCALTERVGFRRVELLDGVFSVNGNPIKLRGVNRHEHHPDFGRAVPYEWLKRDLLLMKQHNINAIRTSHYINDPRLYELADELGLWILDEADLECHGIFVVGGDGNKILSDNPEWKEAYLDRARQMVMRDYNRPSIIIWSLGNESGYGSNHRAMYEYIKSVDTSRPIHYEGDWNAHSADIFSRMYTSVDDMERYAREPSWDKPFVMCEFAHAMGNGPGALKEYIELFYKWPRLMGGFVWEWANHGLTTKNKEGEEYMAYGGDFGDEPNDGNFVLDGLCFSNHTPTPGLLEYKKAIEPVQTLNLENGNQVRVVNRYDFVTLDHLKCLYYYSDDEPEWIEKREVKIPKGVKPHEQALITISDLLDAEALQAAGRHDCYLTLEFSLAEATNWAGTNHILATGQFPLTPPHNPFANFPAATNAHFNLLSPTLLSITVPGSNSTTYEFDLSIGALTSWKRPPSSANILTTPLALCLYRAQTDNDHGCDFGRNWTSSRLNMAKHHVLSTSWAPTASPPTITIKGRFAPPVLNWALETTTVYSFLEGGKVNVKMHGKPVGNWLPRAWARLGLEVGLKDVHSASWQGRGPGESYRDKKESQLVGSWTSTIDELWTEYEFPQEGGNRTDVRSVEFRTEGWDMVLGARFVEPNGENTSFQASRYTVMDVEAARHPFELHRKRREDTIVHLDWMHHGLGTGSCGPETRPEYTLWAGREYEVEMMLY, encoded by the exons CCCCGGAGCCACTTCTTTCTCTACCCAGACAGCGAGAAAGCATTGACTCGTGATGTCTCCTTGGCCAAGGCCCAGCTTCTCTCTGGCGAATGGAAGTTCAACCTCTCCAAATCGCCTTTGGTAGGTCCAGTTGGCTTCCAACACTTTGATTCCTTCACGGATCCGGACTGGAAACCCATCCATGTCCCGGGCATGTGGCAACTTCAGGGCTTCGGAAAAGGCCCGCATTATACCAACATTAACTACCCTTTCCCCGTGAACACTCCACGTGTTCCCATTGATGAGAACGAGTGCGGACGCTACGTGACATATTTCCAGCTTGCCCCCGAAGACAAGGACCACCAACTGCGCCTTCGCTTCGAAGGTGTCGACTCGGCTTTTACAGTCTGGTTGAATGGCAAGAATGTCGGCTACTCCCAAGGCTCGCGGAATCCATCCGAATTTGACATCACCCCATATGTGAATCTTAAAGGAGACAATATTCTTGCCGTTGAGGTCTACCAACGATGTGACGGCACCTACATCGAGGATCAGGACCAATGGTGGCTGAGTGGCATCTTTCGCGATGTCTGGATACACAAGTTTCCCCAGAAGTCTCACTTCAAGGATGTCAAGATTTTGCCAACCCTAGACAACGAGTACAAGGATGCCAAGCTATCCGTGACTGTTGAACTTAGCAGCCCAGAAGAGTTCACTTTCCGGCTGTTGAATATCAGTGGTGGCGAAGTCATTCAGGGCACAATCTCTGGAGAACAGTCCACCGTTATGGAGTTCAACATCAAAGACCCCCTAAAGTGGACGGCCGAGACGCCGAACCTGTACACGTTAGTATTGAGCATGTCAGATTGTGCTCTGACCGAGAGAGTAGGTTTCCGCCGCGTTGAACTTCTCGATGGCGTATTCTCTGTCAACGGAAATCCCATCAAGCTGAGAGGCGTCAACCGCCATGAACACCATCCCGATTTCGGACGCGCCGTCCCATACGAGTGGCTCAAGAGAGATTTGTTGCTCATGAAACAGCACAACATTAACGCCATTCGGACTTCCCACTACATCAACGACCCTCGGCTATACGAGTTAGCGGACGAGCTCGGCTTGTGGATCCTGGATGAAGCTGACCTGGAATGCCATGGAATCTTTGttgtcggtggtgatggtaaCAAGATTCTCTCTGACAACCCCGAGTGGAAGGAGGCGTATCTTGACCGCGCACGCCAGATGGTCATGCGTGATTACAACCGCCCTTCCATCATTATCTGGTCGCTTGGAAATGAATCCGGCTACGGCAGTAACCACAGAGCCATGTACGAGTACATCAAGAGCGTCGACACCAGTCGTCCTATCCACTATGAAGGTGACTGGAACGCTCATTCGGCCGATATCTTCAGCAGAATGTACACATCGGTTGACGACATGGAGCGCTACGCCAGGGAGCCGTCGTGGGACAAACCTTTCGTCATGTGCGAATTTGCCCATGCCATGGGCAACGGACCAGGTGCTCTGAAGGAGTATATTGAGCTTTTCTACAAATGGCCTAGACTCATGGGAGGCTTTGTCTGGGAGTGGGCGAATCAC GGTCTGACAACCAAAaacaaagaaggagaagagtacATGGCCTACGGCGGCGACTTTGGAGACGAGCCCAACGACGGTAACTTCGTTTTGGACGGCCTTTGCTTCTCTAATCACACTCCCACCCCTGGTCTGTTAGAGTACAAGAAGGCCATCGAGCCTGTCCAGACACTCAACCTTGAGAATGGCAATCAGGTGCGAGTCGTCAACAGATACGACTTTGTAACTCTTGACCACCTCAAGTGTCTCTATTACTACTCAGACGATGAGCCCGAATGGATTGAGAAACGGGAGGTTAAGATCCctaaag GAGTCAAACCACACGAACAAgccctcatcaccatctccgACCTACTCGACGCCGAAGCGCTCCAAGCCGCCGGCCGCCACGACTGCTACCTAACACTCGAATTCTCCCTCGCCGAAGCCACCAACTGGGCAGGAACCAACCACATCCTCGCCACAGGCCAGTTCCCTCTCACACCCCCGCACAACCCCTTCGCCAACTtccccgccgccaccaacGCCCACTTCAACCTCCTCTCACCCACTCTCCTCTCCATCACTGTTCCCGGCTCCAACTCCACCACCTACGAATTCGACCTCTCCATCGGCGCCCTCACAAGCTGGAAACGCCCCCCCTCTTCCGCCAACATCCTCACCACCCCCCTCGCCCTCTGCCTCTACCGCGCCCAAACCGACAACGACCACGGCTGCGACTTTGGTCGCAACTGGACCTCTTCGCGACTAAACATGGCTAAACACCACGTCCTCTCCACATCATGGGCCCCCACCGCCTCTCCTCCGACCATAACCATCAAAGGCCGCTTCGCGCCCCCTGTACTGAACTGGGCACTCGAAACCACAACCGTCTACTCCTTTCTCGAAGGCGGCAAGGTCAACGTCAAAATGCACGGAAAACCCGTAGGTAACTGGCTGCCGCGTGCATGGGCGCGCTTGGGGTTAGAGGTTGGATTGAAGGACGTACATTCTGCGTCGTGGCAGGGTCGCGGGCCGGGGGAGTCGTACCGCGACAAGAAGGAGTCGCAGCTTGTTGGGTCTTGGACAAGTACCATTGATGAACTATGGACCGAGTACGAGTTCCCGCAGGAGGGGGGAAATAGGACGGATGTGAGGTCGGTGGAGTTTAGGACGGAGGGGTGGGACATGGTGCTGGGAGCGAGGTTTGTCGAGCCCAATGGAGAGAATACGAGTTTTCAGGCGAGTAGGTATACGGTGATGGATGTGGAGGCGGCGAGACACCCGTTTGAGTTGCataggaagaggagggaggataCGATTGTGCATTTGGATTGGATGCATCATGGTTTGGGCACGGGGAGCTGTGGGCCGGAGACGAGGCCGGAGTATACGCTGTGGGCGGGTAGGGAGTATGAAGTTGAGATGATGTTGTATTGA